The Amycolatopsis sp. DG1A-15b genome contains the following window.
GCCTGGCTGCCGATCCGCACCGGCTGGCCCGACGTCAACGCGGCCTTCAAGCGCGTCGCGGCCCAGTTCTCCGACTCGCGCGAATACCGCTTCGAGGTCGTCGCGGCCGGCGCGAGCGGCGACCTCGCCTACACCATCGGCTTCGAGCACAACACGGTGTCGGTCAACGGCACGCCCACGACGTACACCCTGCGCGCCACCCACGTGTACCGGCGCGAAGACGGCGAATGGAAGATCGTCCACCGCCACGCCGACCGGCCGCCGGACGAACCCGAGCCCGGGGAATCGCCGACCGGGACCCACTCTCGGTAGGTCCGCCGACCGACCGGGCGACAAACCTTCGACACCGCATCGAGGCCCTGGTCAGGGCCGCGGGCGGTTCGTAGGGTGAGTCCACCGCAGGACACCGTGTCAGCTGTCCCGCGGGCGGTGGTGCCCCCGGATCCGACCTTTCCCCGAAGCCAAGTCCCGGGGCATCACCGCATCACTCAGCTGACCGTGCCGCTCTCCCCCACCAGCCCGGCGAGCCGTAGGCGTGTCCGACCCGGCTGTCGGCGTGCTGGTGCGCGTCCGTAGAGGTGCCGCTGCCGAACCCCGTGCCGTCGTTCGAGGTGAACCGCCAGGTGGTTCGCGGCCTGGAAGCGCTTCAGCGCCGCGGCGGTGCCGGGCCCGAAGTCCCCGTCGACGGCGACGTAAGTCTGCTTCGGACTATCGGCGGCCCAGCCGGCGAAGCGGATCTGCAGTTCCCGCACGGCAGCACGCCGGTCGAGCCCGACGTGAGTGTGGCCGGCCAGGAGTAGGCGGCGGCCACGCCCGGGAACGCCGCCGTCGCGGCGACACCCCCGGCGGCCAAAGATCCGCCAAGCCCCGCCCCGGTCACCCGGACCCGCCGTCGCCGTTCCGACTGTCGTGAACTCCCGACCCATTTACATACATACACCATGTATGTAACCTGGCCGCATGACGAAGCGCAGTGAAGCCCTGGGTCAGGAACACCGCGTCCGGCTCCCCGCCGGCGAGGTGCGGTACTCCGAGCGGGGCACGGGAGCCCCGGTGGTGTTCGTGCACGGGGTGCTGACGAACGCCGAGCTGTGGCGGAAGGTCGTGCCCGACGTCGCCGCCGCCGGGTTCCGGTGCCTGGCCCCGGATCTGCCGCTCGGCTCGCACGACCTCCCGATGCGCGCGGACGCCGACCTCTCCCCCACCGGCAACGCCGACGTCATCGCCGACTTCCTCGACGCACTGGACCTGCGGAACGTCACGCTCGTCGCGAACGACACCGGTGGCGCGCTCACGCAGATCCTGCTCAGCCGCCGCCCCGAGCGGGTCGGCCGGGTCGTGCTCACGCCGTCCGACTGCTTCGAGTACTTCTTCCCGCCGATCTTCCAGGCGCTGCCGCCGCTCGCCCGGATCCCCGGCTCGATGGCGGTGCTCGGGCAGCTGCTGCGGATCCGCGCGCTGTACCCGCTGCCGATCCTCTTCGGCTGGGTGGTCAAGCGGCCGCTGCCGGACGCCGTCGCGCGGGCTTACCTCTCACCGCTGCGGAAGTCGGCCGGGGTGCGGCGCGACCTGCGGAAGCTGCTGCGGTCCGTGCACCCGCGCCACACGCTGGCCGCCGCCGAGGCGCTGCGCACGTTCGACCGGCCCGTGCTGCTCGCGTGGGCACCGGAGGACAAGCTGTTCCCGATCCGGCTGGCCCACCGGCTCGCCGCGCTGCTGCCGGACGCGAAACTCGTCGAGGTGCCGGACTCCTACACCTTCCTGTCCGAGGACCAGCCCGCGGTGCTGGCCCGCCACGTCGTCGAGTTCGCGGGCGCCATGGCAGATTAGGCGGGTGCGACGTACCCAGCAGGACCGTTCCGCCGGCACGAAGGCCGCCCTGGTCGCCGCTGCGCGCGAACTGTTCGCCGCCCGTGGCTACCAGGCCGTGCCGGCCGACGAGATCACCCGCGCCGCCGGGGTGACCCGCGGCGCGCTCTACCACCACTACGCCGACAAGCAGGGCTTGTTCCGCGCCGTCGTCGAGGAACTGGAACGCGAGCTGACCGACGAGGTGCGGGCCGCGTTCGCCACCGGCACGGACCCGCTGGCCGGCATGCTGCAGGGGCTCGGCGTCTTCCTCGACGCCTGCCTGCGCGAGGAGGTCCGCCGCATTTCGCTCACCGACGCACCCGCCGTGCTCGGCTGGGACGTCTGGCGCGAGATCGAGGCGGAGTACGGCCTCGGCCTGATCGTCGCCGTGCTGACGCAGGCCAGGGCGGACGGGCTGATCGTGGAAATGCCCGTCCACGCCCTGGCGCAGCTGGTGCTCAGCGCGGTGATGGAGGCCGCGCGGATGATCGCCGCGGCCGACGACCCGGCACGGACGCGCGCCGAAGTCCAGCAGGTCCTCGGCGGGTGGCTCGGGAGCCTCCTGCGGACCTAGCGCTTCCGGTAGGTGCTGAGGATCGCGGGCCCGGCCTGGGCGGTGGCGACCAGGTCGAAGTCCACGGGGGCCGCGACGTCGTCGAAGAGCCGCCGGCCCGCCCCCACCACGCTCGGGAACACCAGGAGGCGGTACTCGCCGACGAGGCCGTGGCGGGCGAGCTCCTGCGCGATCCCGATCGAGCCGATGACGATGACGTCCCGTTCTTCCCGCTCGACCGCTTCGGCGAGATCTCCCCGCAGCAGCACGGAGTTCTGCCACGCGGACACGTCCTGAAGGGTGCGCGACGCGACCAGCTTCGCCGCGGCGTTGAGCCGGTCGGGGAACTCGCCCGAGCGGCCGGGCCAGAGCTTCGCGAACAGCTCCCACGTGGTCCGGCCGAACAGCAGGACGCCGGTGTCGAGCAGGGATCCGAGCCGGAACTTGTCCCCGGCCACCGCCTCCGGCCCGTGCCGGAACGCCCAGCCGCCGCCGGCCGTGCCGCCGGAACCGTCCGGGTCCTCGACGACGCCGTCCAGGGTGGTGAACTCGACGACGATCACGCTCATGATTGCTCCCGGTGCCTGGTCGCCGCGCCCCGGTGGCGCGGCCGCACCGGTACCTACCGGCGGCGGCCGCCGGATTCATCGGCCGCCGCCGGCATCGGGCCCTTTCTACGCCGTGACGAGGGACAGCCCGTAGGTCTGCAGGATCTCGTTGACCGGCTGGAACCACGTCTCCCCGCCGGAGCTGCAGTTGCCCCAGCCCCCGGAGGTGACGCCCTGGGCCTGGTCACCGGTGATGAACGAGCCGCCGGAGTCGCCGGGCTCGGCGCAGACGTTGGTCCGGGTCATCTGGTAGACCGCGCCCTGGGCGTAGTTGACCGTCTCGTTCTGGCCCAGCACCGTGCCGCAGTGCCAGTGCGTGGTCGAGCCCGAGCGGCACACCGACGTGCCGACCGGCGCGACCCACGACCCGCGGACGAGCGCATCGCTCACCGTGCCCCAGCCGAGCACGACCGGCGCGGTCCACCAGCCGTTGCCGATGCGGATGAACGAATAGTCGTTGCCGGGGAAGGAAGATGCGGCGAAGCTGCCCATGGCCGAGCCGTCCCAGCCGACGACCGAGCTGCCCGCGCCGCCGCAGTGCCCGGCACTGACGAACCCGCCCTGCACGGAGAAGCCGATCGAGCAGCGCGTGTTGCCGTTGATGTAGTACGGGTCGCCGCCGACGGTGCCGGCCGAGAACGGCTCGGCGGCCGGCGCGGTCGCCACCGTGACCGGGCCGGCCTTCGCCGCCCGGGCGAGGAAGGAGTCGACCTCGGCGCCGTGCGCGCCCGGCCGCAGGGTGACCACGACGCTGCCGGCCCGCGGGTCCACCCGCCAGCCGCTGACGGCGGCCGGGGCGGGGTCCGCCTTCGCCGACGCGTCGATCGCGGCCTTCGCGGCGTCGAGCTTCGCCGCGCTGGTCCGGGCGGTGGCGGGTTCGGCCCCGGCCTGCCGGACGGCGGTGGCCGCGGCCGGATCGGTCACGCCGACGACGAGCTTGCCCAGCGCCGGGTCGAACCACGCGCCGCCGAACGCGGCGCCGGCGGCCCGCTGCGCGGCGGGCAGCACCCGGGAGGCGGACATTTCCTGGGTGAGCCGGGCCGACGCCTGGGCGGCGGTGAGCCCGAGGTCCCGCTGCATGGCGGCGATCAGGCCGGGCGACGCCTGGGCGGCCGCGGGGGTGAGGGAGGCGGAGGCGAGTGACGCGGTGAGGACGGCGGCGCCGCCGAGAGCCAGGGCGATTCTTCGACGCATGGGAACTCCTCCAAGGCCGGGGGAAAGAAACACACCGTCCGCAGAGTGTGCGGTCACGACCCGCACCGGGTCCAGATTTGTCCGGTCTTCTGTCCGGAATTCCGCGACGTCCATCCATTGTGGACTTACAAAACGTCCTTTGACGCAAGGGTTTTCTCGCGCACGACCGAAGCGCGGACCGGTGTCGACAGCCCGCCCGCGCCGTGCCGCCAACCCTTCTTCGCGGCGTTGCACAAAGGTCTGAACCAAGTAGAGCACGGTCGCACCGGCGGCGGCCCGAACGGGAGTCTGCCGGGCACCGGACGTGCCCGCTCGTCCCCTTCACGGCGCTCTCCACCCGGGAAGGCGGCGCCGGAACCCGGCCACGACACCGCCCGGCCACCGGGAAAGTCGGCCGGGCGGTTCCGTGCGCACCCCGCGGCCCGGCGCGGGGTGCGTCCGAACAGGACGGTCAGTGCGCGAAGGCGTTGAGGAAGCGGTCGCGGAAGGAGTCCATCTTCCAGATCGGCGCCTGCGCGCCCGGGTGGAGGCCGTCCTGCCAGCCCCAGCCGGCGATCCGGTCGAGGACCTTCGGGTCCTTGGCCACGATGGTGATCGGCACGTCGTGGACCGCGCCCTGCGGGGTGACCACCGGCGGCTGGTGGTCACCGAGGAACACCAGGACCGTGTTTTCGTCGCCGTACTGCTTGACGAACGAGATCACCGTCTTCAGGGAGTAGTCGGTCGCGTCGCGGTAGGCCTCGCGGATCTTCTCCGGGTCCTTCCAGACCGACTCCGGCGCTTCGCCCGCCGCGGGCTGGGGGTTGAAAACCGAGCCGTCGCCGACCTGGTTCCAGTCGACCAGCCAGGGCCGCGGCGACCAGGGCGCGTGGCTGGAGACGAGGTCGACCTCCGCCATCACCGGCTGCTTCGCCGCGTTCGCGAGCTCCTTGCGCTGCAGCATCGAGAGCGAGAACTGGTCGGGCATGGTGGCGTAGGCGTAGCCCGGCCCGTGGTACCCGATGGAACGGGCGTCGTAGTAGGCGTCCGGGTGGTAGAACTTCTGCCCCTCCGGCCAGTCCTTGGTGTGCGCGGGCACGTCCCAGACCGTCCGCCAGCCCGCCCGCTGGAACGCCCCGCCGAGGGTCAGCCGGTCGCTGGCGAGCAGGTCGTTGTACCGCTGCTGGTTGTCGATCCACATCCCCGACTGCACGGTCGAGTGCGCCAGCCAGCTGCCGCCGCCGAACGTCGAGGACGACAGGAACGCGCTCTTCGCGCCGATGCCCGCCGCGCGCAGTTCGGCGGTGCCGGCGTCGAGCGTCGGGCCGATCTTCGCCCCGATGACCGGGTCGTCGAGCGCGATCCGCCCGTAGCTCTCCACGAAGGTCAGCACGACGTTCTTGCCGCGCAGCCCGTTCAGCAGCTGCGCGCCCGGGGTGGCCCGGAACGCGTCGTCGGCGGCCACCTCCCCGAACGGCCGCTGGTCCCGCAGGTCGGCGCCGACCTGACGCAGGTCGCCGTAGGCCAGCGCGGCGGCGCTCTGCGCGGCGACCGGCTGCCCCGGCGCGAGCTCGACGCCGAACACCGAGGAGACGATCCAGACCACGGCGAGGACGGCCACCACCCGCGTCGCGCCGGTCCGCCGGCCCGCGGCGACGCGGCTCAGCCGCAGCATCGCGAGGACCATGAGCACCATGACCGCCACCGCGAGCAGGCCGGCACCGATCAGCGCGGCGATCGTGGCCGCGTTCCCGATCTGCCCGGCCAGGAACTCGACGCCGGCGTGGAAGAAGCTCCAGTCGTAGATCGGGTCGAACGGCTTCTCGAGGGTGGCGTAGAAGCCGGTGTCGAGCGCCTTCACCAGGGTGAGCAGCCCGAGCCCCAGCCCGGCGAGCACGGCGGCGACGCGCCGCGGCCGCGGCGGCAGGACCAGCAGGAACGCACCGATCACGAGCCCCTCGACGGGCACGCGCACGAGCGCCGCGGCGGAGAACGAGCTGAGGTCGTCCGGGGCGAGGAGCCCGAACAGCACGAGCAGCGCGGCCAGCGCGGTGAGGACCCGGCTCGCGACGACGTGGCGCCGCCGTCCGGGCCGGGGC
Protein-coding sequences here:
- a CDS encoding nuclear transport factor 2 family protein → MPSPTEAFLAEMLPRQTAAERAMHGGDAEPRTALWSQAGPVSLFGAWLPIRTGWPDVNAAFKRVAAQFSDSREYRFEVVAAGASGDLAYTIGFEHNTVSVNGTPTTYTLRATHVYRREDGEWKIVHRHADRPPDEPEPGESPTGTHSR
- a CDS encoding peptidoglycan-binding domain-containing protein, which gives rise to MGREFTTVGTATAGPGDRGGAWRIFGRRGCRRDGGVPGRGRRLLLAGHTHVGLDRRAAVRELQIRFAGWAADSPKQTYVAVDGDFGPGTAAALKRFQAANHLAVHLERRHGVRQRHLYGRAPARRQPGRTRLRLAGLVGESGTVS
- a CDS encoding alpha/beta fold hydrolase, producing the protein MTKRSEALGQEHRVRLPAGEVRYSERGTGAPVVFVHGVLTNAELWRKVVPDVAAAGFRCLAPDLPLGSHDLPMRADADLSPTGNADVIADFLDALDLRNVTLVANDTGGALTQILLSRRPERVGRVVLTPSDCFEYFFPPIFQALPPLARIPGSMAVLGQLLRIRALYPLPILFGWVVKRPLPDAVARAYLSPLRKSAGVRRDLRKLLRSVHPRHTLAAAEALRTFDRPVLLAWAPEDKLFPIRLAHRLAALLPDAKLVEVPDSYTFLSEDQPAVLARHVVEFAGAMAD
- a CDS encoding TetR/AcrR family transcriptional regulator is translated as MRRTQQDRSAGTKAALVAAARELFAARGYQAVPADEITRAAGVTRGALYHHYADKQGLFRAVVEELERELTDEVRAAFATGTDPLAGMLQGLGVFLDACLREEVRRISLTDAPAVLGWDVWREIEAEYGLGLIVAVLTQARADGLIVEMPVHALAQLVLSAVMEAARMIAAADDPARTRAEVQQVLGGWLGSLLRT
- a CDS encoding dihydrofolate reductase family protein, which codes for MSVIVVEFTTLDGVVEDPDGSGGTAGGGWAFRHGPEAVAGDKFRLGSLLDTGVLLFGRTTWELFAKLWPGRSGEFPDRLNAAAKLVASRTLQDVSAWQNSVLLRGDLAEAVEREERDVIVIGSIGIAQELARHGLVGEYRLLVFPSVVGAGRRLFDDVAAPVDFDLVATAQAGPAILSTYRKR
- a CDS encoding S1 family peptidase, translating into MRRRIALALGGAAVLTASLASASLTPAAAQASPGLIAAMQRDLGLTAAQASARLTQEMSASRVLPAAQRAAGAAFGGAWFDPALGKLVVGVTDPAAATAVRQAGAEPATARTSAAKLDAAKAAIDASAKADPAPAAVSGWRVDPRAGSVVVTLRPGAHGAEVDSFLARAAKAGPVTVATAPAAEPFSAGTVGGDPYYINGNTRCSIGFSVQGGFVSAGHCGGAGSSVVGWDGSAMGSFAASSFPGNDYSFIRIGNGWWTAPVVLGWGTVSDALVRGSWVAPVGTSVCRSGSTTHWHCGTVLGQNETVNYAQGAVYQMTRTNVCAEPGDSGGSFITGDQAQGVTSGGWGNCSSGGETWFQPVNEILQTYGLSLVTA
- a CDS encoding sulfatase-like hydrolase/transferase — encoded protein: MVGNIGLPLGRRARRRTPGPGPALPDFGLPRPGRRRHVVASRVLTALAALLVLFGLLAPDDLSSFSAAALVRVPVEGLVIGAFLLVLPPRPRRVAAVLAGLGLGLLTLVKALDTGFYATLEKPFDPIYDWSFFHAGVEFLAGQIGNAATIAALIGAGLLAVAVMVLMVLAMLRLSRVAAGRRTGATRVVAVLAVVWIVSSVFGVELAPGQPVAAQSAAALAYGDLRQVGADLRDQRPFGEVAADDAFRATPGAQLLNGLRGKNVVLTFVESYGRIALDDPVIGAKIGPTLDAGTAELRAAGIGAKSAFLSSSTFGGGSWLAHSTVQSGMWIDNQQRYNDLLASDRLTLGGAFQRAGWRTVWDVPAHTKDWPEGQKFYHPDAYYDARSIGYHGPGYAYATMPDQFSLSMLQRKELANAAKQPVMAEVDLVSSHAPWSPRPWLVDWNQVGDGSVFNPQPAAGEAPESVWKDPEKIREAYRDATDYSLKTVISFVKQYGDENTVLVFLGDHQPPVVTPQGAVHDVPITIVAKDPKVLDRIAGWGWQDGLHPGAQAPIWKMDSFRDRFLNAFAH